The genome window GCAGTGATGATACTGGCAACGCTCGCAGAGTTTTGAGCAGTGGAGATTATGCTGGCAGCGTAACCGGATGACACTCGAACGAATGTCTAATCCTGTTGAATGAACCCTCGGTCGATAATGTAACCATTTCGTCAATTGTATCTTGTAGTTTTGCTACATATAAAGCGTTTATCTGCGCATTTGATGACATTCAGTATTCATTTCATGACTGACTATCTGTCCGGAAGAATGAATGAGCGTCGTGTCAAGGGTGCTGCATAGCAAGAGTGAGCGGGCGTCATTACCGCTCGGTAACCTGTTTATTTGTTTGAATGCATGTCGGTGAGTTGGAAAGGGTGGCTTCATCTCGAGGAGGTGGGCTACGCTCATTGACTAGATGATTCTTAACCATAACGTGGAGTCCAGCATGGGATACCAAAAGATCCAAGTGCCAACAACCGGTGACAAAATCACCTTCAATGCCGACATGTCGCTGAACGTACCGAATAACCCGATCATCCCCTATATCGAGGGTGATGGCATTGGTGTTGATATCAGTCCGGTGATGATCAAAGTGGTCGATGCTGCTGTTGAAAAAGCCTATGGCGGCAAGCGCAAGATTTCCTGGATGGAGGTGTATGCCGGCGAGAAAGCCACCCAGGTCTATGACGTAGACACCTGGCTGCCTCAGGAAACCCTGGATGCGGTAAAGGATTACGTGGTTTCCATCAAGGGGCCGCTGACGACGCCGGTGGGCGGTGGTATTCGTTCGCTGAACGTGGCCTTGCGCCAGCAGCTCGATCTGTATGTCTGCCTGCGCCCGGTGCGCTGGTTTACCGGCGTGCCCAGCCCGGTCAAGCGTCCGCAGGATGTCGACATGACCATCTTCCGTGAAAACTCGGAAGACATTTATGCCGGTATCGAGTGGAAAGCCGGCTCGGCAGAAGCCAACAAGGTGATCAAGTTCCTCAAAGAGGAAATGGGTGTCACCAAGATCCGCTTCGACGAAGACTGCGGCATTGGCGTCAAGCCGGTTTCCAAAGCGGGTACCAAGCGTCTGGCGCGCAAGGCACTGCAGTACATCGTCGACAATGATCGCGAATCGCTGACCATCGTTCACAAGGGCAACATCATGAAGTTCACCGAAGGTGCCTTCAAGGAGTGGGCCTACGAAGTTGCCGCCGAGGAGTTTGGCGCAACGTTGCTCGATGGTGGCCCGTGGATGCAGTTCAAGAACCCGAAGACCGGACGCAATGTGGTGGTCAAGGACGCCATTGCCGATGCCATGCTGCAGCAGATCCTGCTGCGTCCGGCCGAGTACGATGTCATTGCAACCCTCAACCTCAACGGTGATTACCTGTCCGATGCGCTGGCAGCCGAAGTGGGCGGT of Pseudomonas pohangensis contains these proteins:
- the icd gene encoding NADP-dependent isocitrate dehydrogenase, translating into MGYQKIQVPTTGDKITFNADMSLNVPNNPIIPYIEGDGIGVDISPVMIKVVDAAVEKAYGGKRKISWMEVYAGEKATQVYDVDTWLPQETLDAVKDYVVSIKGPLTTPVGGGIRSLNVALRQQLDLYVCLRPVRWFTGVPSPVKRPQDVDMTIFRENSEDIYAGIEWKAGSAEANKVIKFLKEEMGVTKIRFDEDCGIGVKPVSKAGTKRLARKALQYIVDNDRESLTIVHKGNIMKFTEGAFKEWAYEVAAEEFGATLLDGGPWMQFKNPKTGRNVVVKDAIADAMLQQILLRPAEYDVIATLNLNGDYLSDALAAEVGGIGIAPGANLSDTVAMFEATHGTAPKYAGLDKVNPGSLILSAEMMLRHMGWIEAADLIIKGTEGAIDAKTVTYDFERLMDDAKLLSCSEFGDATIAHM